A part of Onthophagus taurus isolate NC chromosome 7, IU_Otau_3.0, whole genome shotgun sequence genomic DNA contains:
- the LOC111416402 gene encoding uncharacterized protein — translation MSKSNSSTRSNSVESPDHCESAGDLGSPQKQNVPAILEGAEGQEVPSSPPPSYEFVLEETRKAQAEATTSPTKGPQILHKSSKELYKAVAKQFGITCKMSDQCRCVDCQIHYFDCDSDQNEHQKSDGGLSAGTPLFVSELIHGSTPCSIL, via the exons ATGTCCAAGAGTAACTCCTCGACGAGGAGTAACTCTGTGGAAAGTCCCGATCATTGTGAATCAGCGGGAGATTTGGGGAGTCCACAAAAACAGAACGTTCCGGCTATTTTAGAGGGTGCAGAAGGGCAAGAAGTACCATCGAGTCCTCCACCATCCTACGAGTTCGTTCTTGAAGAG accAGAAAAGCTCAAGCTGAAGCGACAACATCTCCAACAAAAGGACCTCAAATTTTGCACAAATCAAGTAAAGAACTTTATAAGGCAGTGGCAAAACAATTTGGAATTACTTGTAAGATGAGCGATCAATGCCGATGTGTTGATTGTCAAATTCATTATTTCGATTGTGATTCTGACCAAAATGAGCATCAAAAATCTGATGGAGGATTATCCGCTGGAACTCCGCTATTCGTTTCGGAACTAATTCATGGATCTACTCCGTGTTCGATATTGTAA
- the LOC111416401 gene encoding UBX domain-containing protein 4-like isoform X2: MHWFQGDIAEAVTISRKNGSIFVVYVEGKCDESVKITKLIDEEQVTNELSGEHFVSIKIDAGSIAHQQFAEIYKKVNAPSIFFIGAGGVPLEIIETVQDLDDLLQKIESVKLKSGIKFTNNSQANTAVSNFLSNEQQAVECENGVCKMKPEIEKETKIEKPSSSDMPDTTTSSNLVSNEENVKSVMEGEECKKPELSKEERIEKAKEMIEKNREMKQKEEEEKEKSKEIERRKMGQDVQKMKRWQEDQEFKQMVEAREKEKKEQQAARQRVLEQIQQDKADRAAKFSNQSPTSPQVNIPAQKTPPCNSNIVRIQFKLPDGSSHNHEFTPDTKLSDLKAYIRSNIALTFNNFLLATMFPRKEFSEEDDEKSLKDLELYPSAVLLILPLSHGAVSTNSNTGIFSAFIWSVIGPILNLFSYIKGMLFGAPRPKENDGSGNGKRSTEQGESSRSPKRRAGETTAIRRQGNIHRLTDKTDSDDDNNTWNGNSTQQM; this comes from the exons atgcaTTGGTTTCAAGGAGATATAGCCGAAGCCGTTACGATATCTAGAAAAAACGGCTCGATATTCGTCGTTTACGTTGAAG GTAAATGTGATGAATCtgtaaaaataacgaaattaatCGATGAGGAACAAGTAACGAATGAATTGAGCGGTGAACACTTTGTGAGTATTAAAATCGATGCCGGATCAATTGCTCATCAACAATTTGCGGAAATTT ataaaaaagttaatgctccttcaatattttttattggcgCTGGAGGAGTTCCTTTAGAAATCATTGAAACTGTTCAAGATCTTGATGATTTACtccaaaaaattgaaagtgttaaattaaaaagtggtattaaatttactaataaTTCTCAAG caaaCACCGCAGTTTCCAATTTCCTTTCAAATGAACAACAAGCTGTCGAATGTGAAAACGGAGTTTGTAAAATGAAGccagaaatagaaaaagaaactaaaatcGAAAAACCTTCTAGTTCCGACATGCCAGACACTACCACTTCATCAAATCTAGTTTCGaatgaagaaaatgttaagagTGTAATGGAAGGTGAAGAATGTAAAAAACCCGAATTAAGTAAAGAAGAAAGAATTGAAAAAGCGAAAGAgatgattgaaaaaaatagagaaatgaaacaaaaagaggaagaagaaaaagaaaaatcaaaagaaattgaacGTCGTAAAATGGGACAGGATGTCCAAAAAATGAAACGTTGGCAAGAAGACCAAGAATTTAAACAAATGGTCGAAGctagagaaaaagaaaagaaagaacaaCAAGCGGCCAGACAACGAGTTTTAGAGCAAATCCAACAAGATAAAGCGGATAGGGCAGCAAAATTTTCCAATCAATCTCCAACATCTCCCCAAGTAAACATTCCAGCCCAAAAAACACCTCCGTGTAACTCCAACATCGTTCGTATACAATTTAAACTCCCCGATGGAAGCTCCCATAATCACGAATTTACCCCAGATACGAAATTAAGCGATCTCAAAGCTTATATTCGTTCAAATATAGCATTAACgtttaacaatttcttattgGCAACGATGTTTCcaagaaaagaattttcaGAGGAAGATGATGAAAAATCGTTGAAAGATTTAGAGTTGTATCCAAGTgcagttttattaattttgccaCTTTCTCATGGGGCTGTGTCTACAAATTCTAATACAGGAATATTTAGCGCGTTTATTTGGTCGGTTATAGGccctattttaaatttgtttagttATATTAAGGGAATGTTGTTTGGAGCGCCAAGGCCTAAGGAAAATGATGGTAGTGGAAATGGTAAGCGGTCGACTGAACAAGGAGAATCTTCAAG gtCTCCGAAACGAAGAGCTGGAGAAACGACCGCTATAAGAAGACAAGGAAACATTCATCGTTTAACTGATAAAACGGACAGCGATGATGATAACAACACCTGGAATGGAAATTCTACCCAACAAATGTag
- the LOC111416401 gene encoding UBX domain-containing protein 4-like isoform X1, which yields MHWFQGDIAEAVTISRKNGSIFVVYVEGKCDESVKITKLIDEEQVTNELSGEHFVSIKIDAGSIAHQQFAEIYKKVNAPSIFFIGAGGVPLEIIETVQDLDDLLQKIESVKLKSGIKFTNNSQANTAVSNFLSNEQQAVECENGVCKMKPEIEKETKIEKPSSSDMPDTTTSSNLVSNEENVKSVMEGEECKKPELSKEERIEKAKEMIEKNREMKQKEEEEKEKSKEIERRKMGQDVQKMKRWQEDQEFKQMVEAREKEKKEQQAARQRVLEQIQQDKADRAAKFSNQSPTSPQVNIPAQKTPPCNSNIVRIQFKLPDGSSHNHEFTPDTKLSDLKAYIRSNIALTFNNFLLATMFPRKEFSEEDDEKSLKDLELYPSAVLLILPLSHGAVSTNSNTGIFSAFIWSVIGPILNLFSYIKGMLFGAPRPKENDGSGNGKRSTEQGESSRLEILRIIKSPKRRAGETTAIRRQGNIHRLTDKTDSDDDNNTWNGNSTQQM from the exons atgcaTTGGTTTCAAGGAGATATAGCCGAAGCCGTTACGATATCTAGAAAAAACGGCTCGATATTCGTCGTTTACGTTGAAG GTAAATGTGATGAATCtgtaaaaataacgaaattaatCGATGAGGAACAAGTAACGAATGAATTGAGCGGTGAACACTTTGTGAGTATTAAAATCGATGCCGGATCAATTGCTCATCAACAATTTGCGGAAATTT ataaaaaagttaatgctccttcaatattttttattggcgCTGGAGGAGTTCCTTTAGAAATCATTGAAACTGTTCAAGATCTTGATGATTTACtccaaaaaattgaaagtgttaaattaaaaagtggtattaaatttactaataaTTCTCAAG caaaCACCGCAGTTTCCAATTTCCTTTCAAATGAACAACAAGCTGTCGAATGTGAAAACGGAGTTTGTAAAATGAAGccagaaatagaaaaagaaactaaaatcGAAAAACCTTCTAGTTCCGACATGCCAGACACTACCACTTCATCAAATCTAGTTTCGaatgaagaaaatgttaagagTGTAATGGAAGGTGAAGAATGTAAAAAACCCGAATTAAGTAAAGAAGAAAGAATTGAAAAAGCGAAAGAgatgattgaaaaaaatagagaaatgaaacaaaaagaggaagaagaaaaagaaaaatcaaaagaaattgaacGTCGTAAAATGGGACAGGATGTCCAAAAAATGAAACGTTGGCAAGAAGACCAAGAATTTAAACAAATGGTCGAAGctagagaaaaagaaaagaaagaacaaCAAGCGGCCAGACAACGAGTTTTAGAGCAAATCCAACAAGATAAAGCGGATAGGGCAGCAAAATTTTCCAATCAATCTCCAACATCTCCCCAAGTAAACATTCCAGCCCAAAAAACACCTCCGTGTAACTCCAACATCGTTCGTATACAATTTAAACTCCCCGATGGAAGCTCCCATAATCACGAATTTACCCCAGATACGAAATTAAGCGATCTCAAAGCTTATATTCGTTCAAATATAGCATTAACgtttaacaatttcttattgGCAACGATGTTTCcaagaaaagaattttcaGAGGAAGATGATGAAAAATCGTTGAAAGATTTAGAGTTGTATCCAAGTgcagttttattaattttgccaCTTTCTCATGGGGCTGTGTCTACAAATTCTAATACAGGAATATTTAGCGCGTTTATTTGGTCGGTTATAGGccctattttaaatttgtttagttATATTAAGGGAATGTTGTTTGGAGCGCCAAGGCCTAAGGAAAATGATGGTAGTGGAAATGGTAAGCGGTCGACTGAACAAGGAGAATCTTCAAGGTTAGAAATACTACGTATTATCAA gtCTCCGAAACGAAGAGCTGGAGAAACGACCGCTATAAGAAGACAAGGAAACATTCATCGTTTAACTGATAAAACGGACAGCGATGATGATAACAACACCTGGAATGGAAATTCTACCCAACAAATGTag